The Bacillota bacterium nucleotide sequence GTTCACTTGTTTCCAGATTTTTACTCTATTCCCAGCCCGCGCTGTATATTTACCCGTCCGTGCGGAGATAATCATGGCAGGATGCCGCATAGGAGGGGTATTTTTGCTGGCAAACAAGGTAGAAATATGCGGCGTAAACACCTCGAAGCTCCCCGTACTGACAAACGCCAAGATGCGGGAGTTGTTTGCCAAGGTCAAGGCCGGCGACAGGAAGTCCCGCGAGGAGCTCATCAGTGGAAACCTGAGGCTCGTGTTGAGCGTAATTCAGAGGTTCTCCAACCGCGGGGAATACGTGGACGACCTGTTCCAGGTCGGCTGCGTCGGCCTGATGAAGGCCATTGACAACTTCGACCTGAACCAGAACGTGAAGTTCTCGACGTACGCCGTTCCGATGATAATAGGTGAGATCCGCAGGTACCTGAGGGACAACAACCCCATCCGCGTGAGCCGCTCGCTGAGGGACATAGCGTACAAGGCGCTTCAGGTGAGGGACACGCTCGTCAACAGGTTCTCGCGGGAGCCGTCCATCAACGAGATAGCTGAGGAACTCAAGCTGCCGTGCGAAGAGGTCGTATACGCCCTCGACGCGATACAGGAGCCGATCTCGCTGTTCGAGCCCATATATCACGATGGCGGCGACCCTATCTACGTGATGGACCAGATTGGAGACGAGAAGAACCAGGATTCGATCTGGCTGGAGGGGATAGCCATCAGGGAGGCGATGAGGAAGCTGACCGACAGGGAGAGACTCATACTTACGTTGCGGTTCTATGAGGGGAAAACGCAGATGGAGGTCGCCGAGGAAATCGGCATCTCGCAGGCGCAGGTTTCCAGGCTCGAGAAAGCGGCGCTGCAGCGTATGAAGAAGCATATATGAGGCGGGAGGTGAGCCGGTTGCGTGGGATGAGGGTCCGGAGAACGGCGGTTGCGGCCATCGCGCT carries:
- the sigG gene encoding RNA polymerase sporulation sigma factor SigG, whose amino-acid sequence is MLANKVEICGVNTSKLPVLTNAKMRELFAKVKAGDRKSREELISGNLRLVLSVIQRFSNRGEYVDDLFQVGCVGLMKAIDNFDLNQNVKFSTYAVPMIIGEIRRYLRDNNPIRVSRSLRDIAYKALQVRDTLVNRFSREPSINEIAEELKLPCEEVVYALDAIQEPISLFEPIYHDGGDPIYVMDQIGDEKNQDSIWLEGIAIREAMRKLTDRERLILTLRFYEGKTQMEVAEEIGISQAQVSRLEKAALQRMKKHI